The Streptomyces tubercidicus DNA segment CTCAGCCGGGTGCTGATGCGAGATCAGACCGATGCGACTCCGCGCCAGGAGGACCTGATCGGCACGGCGGGATCGGTGGTGACCGCCATTCCCGCCGACGGCTACGGCGAAGTGCTGATTCGTCTCGGGGGCCATCCCGTGAAGCTGGCGGCCAGAAGCGCGGTCCCCGTGGCCCGAGGCGCCGAGATCTGGGTGGAGGCGCCGCTCTCGTCCACCTCGGTGGCCGTCCGGCCCGTCGAGCGCTGACCGGCACCGCCTCTCAGCCCACGCCCTCCTCGACAGGTGGCCGGAGCCGTCACCCGCCACCGAACCACCCACATCAGACCACCGAACACAGACCACCACTCGATCTGCCGACCCCTGGGAAGGCAGGGGGGATCCGATATGAGTCCAGTCATTGCCGCCGTCGTGGGAGTCGTCGTACTCCTCGTCCTGCTCGCCCTCGTCGTCATCACCCGCTACAAGGTCGCGGGGCCCAATGAGGCGTTCATCATCACCGGACGGCGGGGGAAGAAGTCGATCGACCCGGAGACCGGACAGGTCAGCATCGACAACAGCGGCCAGAAGGTCGTGGTCGGTGGCGGCGTCTTCGTCGTCCCGTTCGTCCAGCAGAAGTTCTCCCTGGACCTGTCGAGCCGGCACATCCCGGTCGCCGTCAGGGGTGCCGTCACGCTGCGCGGGGTGAAGGCCAACCTCGAAGGCGTCGCGATCGTGAAGGTCGGCGGCAGCGAGGACGCGATCCGGGCCGCGGCGCAGCGCTTCCTGCAGCAGCAGGACGGCATCGTCGGCTTCACCCAGGAAGTGCTCTCCGGCGCGCTGCGGGCCATCGTCGGCCGGATGTCGGTTGAGGACATCATCCGCGACCGGGCCGCCTTCGCCGGGCAGGTCGCGGAGGAGGCCGAGGCGAGCCTGTCCGGGCAGGGCCTGATTCTGGACGCGTTCCAGATCCAGGACATCACCACCGAGGGCTCCTACCTGGAGGACCTGGGCCGGCCGGAGGCCGCCCGCGCCCGCCAGGAGGCCGACATCGCCGAGGCGAACGCGAAGCGTGCTTCGGAGCAGGCCCGGCTGAAGGCGGCCGAGGAGATCGCCATCGCCGAGCGGACGTTCAACCTGAAGCA contains these protein-coding regions:
- a CDS encoding flotillin family protein, whose amino-acid sequence is MSPVIAAVVGVVVLLVLLALVVITRYKVAGPNEAFIITGRRGKKSIDPETGQVSIDNSGQKVVVGGGVFVVPFVQQKFSLDLSSRHIPVAVRGAVTLRGVKANLEGVAIVKVGGSEDAIRAAAQRFLQQQDGIVGFTQEVLSGALRAIVGRMSVEDIIRDRAAFAGQVAEEAEASLSGQGLILDAFQIQDITTEGSYLEDLGRPEAARARQEADIAEANAKRASEQARLKAAEEIAIAERTFNLKQAEIRVETEAAAARANAAGPLAEAARQQEVLSEQEKVAERQAALTDRELDTKVRKPADAARYQAEQEAEARRIARVKEAEAEAQRARLTGEGEKLHRAALAEAVRIEGEADAAAIAAKGSAEAEAMQRKADAFAQYGDAAMLQMLVEALPQVVAKASEPLSAVDKMTVISTDGAGQLSRTVADNVAQGMELLSSTTGVDFTEMLKGLTQRGTAAKAEASVPARAAANGQIPITD